Proteins from one Deinococcus apachensis DSM 19763 genomic window:
- a CDS encoding Hsp33 family molecular chaperone HslO, producing MTSHAHPNSFLLRGTAAGGTLRFVGIDATRIVEDARLRHGLSKTATAALGRALAASALLAVVLGKKTDSRVNLRIEGGGPVGWIVAEGSADGLVRGYVRNPGADLPLRETDGKLDVRGIVGLDGELAVTRLLDNGEPYTGSVELVSGEIAEDVSTYLGVSEQIPNAVLLGVYEEGGRVHRAGGLLVQAMPGVTDATLARLEANIRGLGQITDHLRRGSLLETLQEAAAGLDLVLAPEAQPAHFQCRCSRRKALDSLRFFTGTERQEMMDEGGQEIICHWCGEHYQITPAEIAGLDAQRERAQA from the coding sequence ATGACTTCACACGCCCACCCGAACTCCTTCCTGCTGCGCGGCACGGCGGCGGGTGGGACCCTTCGTTTTGTCGGCATCGATGCCACACGCATCGTCGAGGACGCCCGCCTCCGCCACGGCCTGAGCAAGACCGCGACTGCCGCGCTGGGCCGGGCGCTGGCCGCCTCCGCCCTGCTCGCCGTCGTGCTGGGCAAGAAGACGGACAGCCGCGTGAACCTCCGCATCGAGGGCGGGGGACCCGTGGGCTGGATCGTCGCCGAGGGGAGCGCCGACGGCCTGGTGCGCGGCTACGTGCGGAACCCCGGCGCTGACCTGCCCCTGCGCGAGACGGACGGCAAGCTCGACGTGCGCGGCATCGTGGGGCTCGACGGCGAGCTGGCCGTGACCCGGCTGCTCGACAACGGCGAGCCGTACACCGGCAGCGTCGAGCTCGTGAGCGGCGAGATCGCCGAGGACGTGAGCACCTACCTGGGTGTGTCCGAGCAGATTCCCAACGCCGTGCTGCTGGGCGTGTACGAGGAGGGCGGCCGGGTCCACCGTGCTGGGGGACTCCTCGTGCAGGCGATGCCCGGCGTGACGGACGCGACCCTCGCCCGGCTGGAGGCGAACATCCGCGGGCTGGGCCAAATCACCGACCACCTGCGCCGCGGCAGCCTGCTGGAGACCCTGCAGGAGGCCGCCGCCGGACTCGACCTCGTCCTCGCGCCCGAGGCGCAGCCCGCGCACTTCCAGTGCCGCTGCTCGCGGCGAAAGGCGCTCGACAGCCTGCGCTTTTTCACGGGAACTGAGCGCCAGGAGATGATGGACGAGGGCGGCCAGGAGATCATCTGCCACTGGTGCGGCGAGCACTACCAGATCACGCCCGCCGAGATCGCGGGCCTGGACGCCCAGCGCGAACGCGCCCAGGCCTGA
- a CDS encoding nucleotidyltransferase domain-containing protein, translated as MPDLSAAARNLTRTLGSYLERGREDGVFHLAGGGPGSVPVLADLDVPELHLDLLPEVPTKEQRAALTGLGYEPGEAGRWTHPGGWRLVLSDHGSGWRAEQVALRAVLLEDTGAAERYRRVFLKAGREAADQALWEDALAHHARTVGFAPARFVAETLNSLGLPWMFAGGVALDLHLGRVTRPHDDLDVVLPLASQFEVRDALARQGWRLDACLEGTYQAWTAPIEPPSFQVHARHPDLPNVLMLDLMFTDLEGDLWRYRRDPRVTLPLSQARRVGPDGLPFLVPEAVLLFKSRTGGRDPRGKDQGDFGRVLPTLTADARAGLTGALRLIQPGHPWLEVLD; from the coding sequence ATGCCCGACCTGTCTGCCGCTGCCCGGAACCTGACCCGCACCCTCGGCTCCTATCTGGAGCGTGGCCGCGAGGACGGCGTGTTCCACCTCGCGGGCGGCGGCCCCGGCAGCGTTCCTGTCCTCGCCGATCTCGACGTACCGGAACTGCACCTCGACCTGCTGCCGGAGGTGCCGACGAAGGAGCAGCGGGCGGCCCTGACCGGGTTGGGGTACGAGCCGGGCGAGGCGGGGCGCTGGACCCATCCGGGCGGCTGGCGGCTCGTCCTGTCCGATCACGGGAGTGGCTGGCGGGCCGAGCAGGTTGCGCTGCGGGCAGTGCTGCTGGAGGACACGGGGGCGGCCGAGCGCTACAGGCGGGTTTTTCTGAAGGCGGGTCGGGAGGCGGCGGATCAGGCTTTGTGGGAGGACGCCCTGGCGCACCATGCTCGCACCGTCGGCTTTGCCCCCGCCCGCTTCGTCGCCGAAACCTTGAACTCCCTGGGCCTGCCGTGGATGTTCGCGGGCGGCGTGGCCCTCGACCTGCATCTGGGCCGGGTTACCCGTCCCCACGACGACCTCGACGTGGTGCTGCCCCTCGCGAGTCAGTTCGAGGTCCGGGACGCGCTCGCGCGGCAGGGCTGGCGGTTGGACGCCTGCCTGGAGGGGACCTACCAGGCCTGGACCGCGCCCATCGAGCCCCCCTCCTTCCAGGTCCACGCCCGCCACCCCGATCTGCCGAACGTGCTGATGCTCGACCTGATGTTCACCGACCTGGAAGGGGACCTGTGGCGCTACCGCCGCGACCCCCGCGTCACGCTGCCGCTCTCGCAGGCCCGGCGCGTCGGCCCGGACGGCCTGCCCTTCCTCGTGCCAGAGGCGGTGCTGCTGTTCAAGAGCCGGACGGGGGGACGGGACCCCAGGGGAAAGGATCAGGGCGACTTCGGGCGGGTCCTGCCCACGCTCACGGCGGACGCACGAGCCGGGCTGACAGGAGCCCTGCGGCTCATCCAGCCCGGGCATCCCTGGCTAGAGGTCCTGGACTGA
- a CDS encoding S1C family serine protease, which translates to MRRPLLAVTLVLVGLGLGATLLRDQVPFSGAQTGQTTQTQPSTTPPGEAGARLQNELNTIDIVRRYEPGLVYISTEQEVVSQNPLGYLYGQGGQTQVQQGVGSGFFVNEQGDILTNYHVVAGEGGQGSATRISIRVMNREQSVPARIIGLAPQYDLALIRPQGLDQSLIKPIPLGDSDSLRVGQKAVAMGAPFGLDFSVTEGIVSSTARQIPIGFSASGEGITQKAIQTDAAINPGNSGGPLLDSGGRVIGINTQILSPAGAATGVGQSAGVGFAIPINSARSLLPRLQQANGGVVGPPRLGITAGLIVQGPDRAIPVGLSALSSEGKQQLGLPATGLVVGSVQPGSPAADAGLRGGTVQAFQGGRVAVGGDVIVSADGEPVDALEDLQAVLIDKKQGDSVNLRVARGGQTRTVKVTLDASSFQ; encoded by the coding sequence ATGAGACGACCGCTTCTCGCCGTGACGCTGGTGCTGGTGGGACTGGGGCTGGGGGCGACCCTGCTGCGGGATCAGGTGCCTTTTTCCGGGGCCCAGACGGGGCAGACGACCCAGACGCAGCCGAGCACCACCCCACCCGGCGAGGCGGGGGCGCGGCTGCAAAACGAGCTGAACACCATCGACATCGTGCGGCGTTACGAGCCGGGGCTGGTGTACATCAGCACCGAGCAGGAGGTGGTGAGCCAGAACCCGCTGGGGTATCTGTACGGCCAGGGGGGCCAGACCCAGGTGCAGCAGGGCGTGGGCAGCGGCTTTTTCGTGAACGAGCAGGGCGACATCCTGACGAACTACCACGTCGTCGCGGGCGAGGGCGGCCAGGGCTCCGCCACCCGCATCAGCATCCGGGTGATGAACCGCGAGCAGAGCGTCCCGGCGCGCATCATCGGCCTCGCCCCGCAATACGACCTGGCGCTGATCCGCCCCCAGGGGCTGGACCAGAGCCTGATCAAGCCCATCCCGCTGGGGGACAGTGACAGCCTCAGGGTGGGGCAGAAGGCCGTGGCGATGGGCGCCCCCTTCGGGCTGGACTTCAGCGTGACCGAGGGGATCGTGAGCAGCACCGCCCGGCAGATTCCCATCGGCTTCTCGGCGAGCGGCGAGGGCATCACCCAGAAGGCGATCCAGACCGACGCGGCGATCAACCCCGGCAACTCGGGCGGGCCACTGCTCGACTCGGGCGGACGGGTCATCGGCATCAACACGCAGATCCTCTCCCCGGCAGGGGCGGCCACGGGCGTCGGCCAGAGCGCGGGCGTGGGCTTTGCCATCCCCATCAACTCCGCGAGGAGCCTGCTCCCCCGGCTCCAGCAGGCGAACGGCGGGGTGGTCGGCCCCCCCCGGCTGGGCATCACGGCGGGGTTGATCGTGCAGGGACCCGACCGGGCCATCCCGGTGGGCCTGAGCGCCCTGTCCAGCGAGGGCAAGCAGCAACTGGGTCTTCCCGCGACGGGGCTGGTGGTGGGCAGCGTGCAGCCGGGCTCACCGGCCGCCGACGCGGGACTGCGCGGCGGGACGGTGCAGGCCTTCCAGGGAGGCCGCGTCGCGGTGGGCGGCGACGTGATCGTGTCCGCGGACGGCGAGCCGGTGGATGCGCTCGAAGACCTCCAGGCCGTCCTGATCGACAAGAAGCAGGGCGACAGCGTGAACCTACGCGTGGCGCGCGGCGGCCAGACCCGCACCGTGAAGGTGACCCTGGACGCCAGCTCCTTCCAGTAA
- a CDS encoding CCA tRNA nucleotidyltransferase, with product MDSSTQTRSRQAWARLQPRDRDWLVGLARGAGPGARVALVGGAVRDALLGSAPLDLDVVVEGTDAGALAAATGLPFLVHPAFGNATVTLPDERRADLVRARRESYPVPGANPVPVFGTLADDLRRRDFGLNALALVVRPDGDVTLLDEVGGLEDLQTRTLRPLHPHSFHEDASRLVRGARLAGRLSLGAHPELLRQVPDALEMAGCTPRLHAELRLLLGEPRPGRAARMLEAWGAGSLLPGGAVERLEALDAGQDSGQSVPEQAYAAALLSTAPDPPALAARLGLGEKPGALLVRALSDAPASPGSSEAILRALLRPDAYPPLTGRDVVALGVPPGPAVGAALAHLATLRRTGRVRSREQERAALEAYLWDSPPLSR from the coding sequence GTGGACAGCTCGACGCAAACACGGTCGCGGCAGGCCTGGGCCCGACTTCAGCCCCGGGACCGGGACTGGCTGGTGGGGCTCGCCCGGGGGGCGGGACCGGGGGCACGGGTGGCCCTCGTCGGCGGCGCCGTCCGGGACGCCCTGCTTGGAAGCGCGCCCCTTGACCTTGACGTGGTGGTGGAAGGGACGGACGCGGGGGCGCTGGCCGCCGCTACAGGCCTCCCCTTCCTGGTCCACCCTGCCTTCGGCAATGCCACGGTGACCCTGCCGGACGAGAGGCGCGCCGACCTGGTGCGGGCGCGGCGGGAGAGCTACCCGGTCCCCGGCGCCAATCCCGTCCCGGTCTTCGGAACCCTGGCGGACGACCTGCGGCGGCGCGACTTCGGGCTGAACGCGCTGGCGCTGGTGGTCAGGCCGGACGGTGACGTGACCCTGCTTGATGAAGTGGGCGGGTTGGAGGATTTGCAGACCCGGACCCTGCGGCCCCTGCATCCCCACTCCTTCCACGAGGACGCGAGCCGCCTGGTGCGCGGGGCACGGCTGGCCGGACGGCTGAGCCTGGGCGCGCACCCCGAGCTGCTGCGGCAGGTGCCGGACGCCCTGGAGATGGCCGGGTGCACCCCCCGGCTGCACGCCGAACTGCGCCTGCTGCTGGGCGAGCCCAGACCGGGGAGGGCCGCCCGGATGCTGGAGGCGTGGGGGGCGGGGTCCCTCCTGCCGGGAGGTGCCGTGGAGCGCCTGGAAGCTCTGGACGCGGGACAGGACTCGGGCCAATCGGTCCCCGAGCAGGCTTACGCCGCCGCCCTGCTCTCCACCGCCCCCGACCCCCCGGCCCTGGCCGCCCGCCTGGGATTGGGCGAGAAACCAGGCGCCCTCCTGGTCCGCGCCCTGTCGGACGCCCCCGCCTCCCCGGGCAGTTCCGAGGCCATTCTGCGCGCCCTGCTGCGCCCGGACGCCTACCCCCCGCTGACCGGGCGCGATGTGGTGGCGCTGGGGGTGCCCCCCGGCCCGGCGGTGGGCGCGGCCCTGGCCCATCTGGCAACCCTGCGCCGGACTGGGCGGGTGCGCTCGCGGGAGCAGGAACGGGCGGCGCTGGAGGCGTATCTGTGGGACTCCCCTCCCCTCTCTCGGTGA
- a CDS encoding site-2 protease family protein → MLLSLLSTSPLAFVVVAAALVLSLTVHEFAHAWTADRLGDPTPRRFGRVTLNPVRHLDPFGTLLLLIAGFGFARPVPINPNNLGRWGTLWVSAAGPISNLLIALLAGLLLRFLPYSDFTAAVLLTILSVNIVLAVFNLIPIPLLDGSRILGALVPSLGRSLAQFEAQPFSFVIVMLFIFIAQRPIGNIIGSVQRWVLGVVGI, encoded by the coding sequence ATGCTGCTTAGCCTCCTGAGTACGAGTCCTCTCGCGTTCGTGGTCGTCGCGGCGGCGCTCGTGCTGTCCCTCACCGTCCACGAGTTCGCCCATGCCTGGACGGCCGACCGGCTGGGGGACCCCACACCCCGGCGCTTCGGACGCGTGACCCTCAACCCGGTCCGGCACCTCGACCCCTTCGGCACCCTGCTGCTCCTTATTGCGGGCTTCGGCTTCGCGCGCCCGGTGCCCATCAACCCGAACAACCTGGGGCGCTGGGGCACGCTATGGGTCTCGGCGGCGGGGCCGATCAGCAACCTGCTCATCGCCCTTCTGGCGGGGCTGCTGCTGCGCTTCCTGCCCTACAGCGACTTCACGGCCGCAGTGCTGCTCACCATCCTCAGCGTCAACATCGTGCTCGCCGTCTTCAACCTAATTCCCATCCCACTGCTTGACGGCAGCCGCATCCTGGGCGCGCTCGTACCCTCGCTGGGTCGCAGCCTCGCGCAGTTCGAGGCCCAGCCCTTCAGCTTCGTGATCGTGATGCTGTTCATCTTCATCGCGCAGCGGCCCATCGGCAACATCATCGGCAGCGTGCAGCGCTGGGTGCTGGGCGTCGTGGGAATCTAG
- the trhA gene encoding PAQR family membrane homeostasis protein TrhA, whose protein sequence is MKRLLTAPREPVNALTHWGGALAALIVLGPLLYWAHTRGLHLWPFLVFGLSMVGLYAASASYHSFRPGERGLLWLRKLDHAGIFLLIAGSYTPIAYYGLTGVWRDAVLWVIWGIALTGIVLKLVTMRLPRWISTLLYLGMGWVAVVLLPQLARNLPPAALFWMAAGGVLYSIGAVIYGTRRWNPRPGFGFHEIWHLFVLGGTGAHVAMMFCLR, encoded by the coding sequence GTGAAGCGTCTGCTGACCGCCCCGCGTGAACCGGTGAACGCCCTGACCCACTGGGGTGGGGCGCTCGCGGCGCTGATCGTACTGGGGCCGCTGCTGTACTGGGCGCACACGCGGGGGCTGCACCTGTGGCCCTTCCTGGTGTTCGGCCTGAGCATGGTGGGGCTCTACGCCGCCTCGGCGAGTTACCACTCGTTCCGGCCCGGTGAGCGCGGGCTCCTGTGGCTGCGAAAGCTCGACCACGCGGGCATCTTCCTGCTGATCGCGGGGAGCTACACGCCGATCGCGTACTACGGGTTGACAGGGGTGTGGCGCGACGCCGTGCTGTGGGTGATCTGGGGCATCGCGCTGACGGGTATCGTCCTCAAGCTGGTGACGATGCGGCTGCCGCGTTGGATCAGCACGCTGCTGTACCTGGGGATGGGCTGGGTGGCCGTGGTCCTCTTGCCGCAACTCGCGCGCAACCTGCCCCCCGCCGCGCTCTTCTGGATGGCGGCGGGCGGTGTGCTGTATTCCATCGGGGCCGTCATCTACGGGACGCGGCGGTGGAATCCCCGCCCGGGCTTCGGCTTCCACGAGATCTGGCACCTGTTCGTGTTGGGCGGCACGGGCGCCCATGTGGCGATGATGTTCTGCCTGCGCTGA
- a CDS encoding dienelactone hydrolase family protein encodes MAEILFFHHAQGQTPGFLALAEEWRRAGHVVHTPDLYDGRSFDTLEAGVAHARELGFGNLLESGVRAADNLSPELIYAGVSLGVMPAQKLAQTRPGARGALLLHACLPVSEFGDRWPADVPVQIHAMEADPFFEEDGEAARALAGSTSRAELFLYPGNQHLFTDRSLPDYDAGATGLLLQRVGDFLREG; translated from the coding sequence ATGGCCGAAATCTTGTTCTTCCACCACGCGCAGGGTCAAACCCCAGGATTCCTCGCCCTCGCCGAGGAGTGGCGGCGGGCCGGACACGTGGTTCACACGCCCGACCTCTACGACGGCCGGAGCTTTGACACCCTGGAAGCAGGAGTCGCACATGCCCGGGAACTCGGGTTCGGCAACCTCCTCGAATCTGGCGTGCGCGCGGCGGACAACCTGTCTCCCGAGCTGATCTACGCTGGGGTTTCGCTGGGGGTGATGCCCGCGCAAAAGCTGGCCCAGACCCGCCCTGGGGCGCGGGGGGCTCTGCTGCTCCACGCCTGTCTCCCCGTTTCGGAGTTCGGCGACCGGTGGCCCGCGGACGTTCCCGTCCAGATCCACGCGATGGAAGCCGACCCCTTCTTCGAGGAAGACGGGGAGGCTGCCCGGGCGCTCGCAGGCTCAACGAGTCGGGCGGAATTGTTCCTGTACCCTGGGAATCAACACCTGTTCACAGATCGTAGCCTGCCTGACTACGACGCGGGGGCTACGGGACTCCTCCTGCAACGTGTGGGAGACTTTCTCAGAGAGGGCTGA
- the guaB gene encoding IMP dehydrogenase, with amino-acid sequence MSAPVTPARPSPTEQEDRFTYKFGQEGITFDDVLLLPRHSTVLPHEVSVETQLTRRVRLNIPFVSAAMDTVTETGMAVAMAREGGIGVIHKNMAVDAQAEMVRKVKRSESGMIVDPITLPPTATVGDADRLMAEYKISGVPVTDPSGRLLGIITNRDMRFIDDLATPVADVMTREDLVTVPVGTTLGEAQAIFKRTRIEKLLVTDEAGFLKGLITIKDLAKRVKYPRAAKDDLGRLRVAAAIGVGADLMDRAGALVAAGADVLVLDSAHGHSQGILNALTRVKENFDVDVIAGNVATRGGARDLIAAGADAVKVGIGPGSICTTRVVTGVGVPQITAIFEASEVALEAGVPVIADGGIKQTGDVPKAIAAGASAVMMGSMLAGTDEAPGEVVLRDGRRYKSYRGMGSLGAMDQGSSDRYFQTGSRKFVPEGIEGIIAYRGTAGEVLYQFAGGLRSAMGYCGAPDLATLRDTAQFVRITGASLIESHPHGVTITKEAPNYGGK; translated from the coding sequence ATGAGTGCTCCCGTCACGCCTGCCCGCCCGTCCCCGACGGAGCAAGAGGACCGCTTCACCTACAAGTTCGGCCAGGAGGGCATCACCTTCGACGACGTGCTGTTGCTGCCCCGCCACTCCACGGTGCTGCCCCATGAGGTCAGTGTCGAGACGCAGCTCACACGACGGGTGCGGCTGAACATTCCCTTCGTGTCGGCGGCGATGGATACGGTCACGGAGACGGGGATGGCCGTGGCGATGGCGCGGGAGGGCGGCATCGGCGTCATCCACAAGAACATGGCCGTGGACGCGCAGGCCGAGATGGTCCGCAAGGTCAAGCGAAGTGAGAGCGGCATGATCGTGGACCCCATCACCCTGCCGCCGACCGCCACGGTGGGCGACGCGGACCGCCTGATGGCCGAGTACAAGATCAGTGGTGTGCCGGTCACCGACCCCTCGGGCAGGCTGCTGGGAATCATTACCAACCGCGACATGCGCTTTATCGACGACCTCGCCACGCCGGTCGCGGACGTGATGACCCGCGAGGACCTGGTGACCGTCCCGGTGGGCACCACGCTGGGGGAGGCGCAGGCGATCTTCAAGCGCACCCGCATCGAGAAGCTCCTCGTGACCGACGAGGCGGGCTTCCTGAAGGGCCTCATTACCATCAAGGACCTTGCGAAGCGGGTGAAGTATCCCCGCGCTGCGAAGGACGATCTGGGGCGCCTGCGGGTCGCCGCCGCCATCGGCGTGGGAGCCGACCTGATGGACCGGGCCGGGGCGCTCGTCGCGGCGGGGGCGGACGTGCTCGTGCTCGACAGCGCGCACGGCCACAGCCAGGGCATCCTGAACGCGCTGACGCGGGTAAAGGAGAATTTCGATGTGGACGTGATTGCGGGGAACGTCGCCACGAGGGGTGGAGCGCGGGACCTGATCGCGGCGGGGGCGGACGCGGTAAAGGTTGGCATAGGCCCCGGGAGCATCTGCACCACCCGCGTCGTCACCGGCGTGGGCGTCCCGCAGATCACGGCCATCTTCGAGGCCTCGGAGGTCGCGCTGGAGGCCGGAGTCCCCGTCATTGCCGACGGCGGCATCAAGCAGACGGGGGACGTGCCCAAGGCCATCGCGGCCGGGGCGAGCGCGGTCATGATGGGCTCCATGCTCGCGGGCACCGACGAGGCCCCTGGCGAGGTCGTGCTGCGTGATGGGCGCCGCTACAAGAGCTACCGGGGCATGGGCAGCCTGGGCGCAATGGACCAAGGCTCCAGCGACCGCTACTTTCAAACCGGCAGCCGCAAGTTCGTCCCTGAGGGCATCGAGGGCATCATCGCCTACCGGGGGACGGCGGGCGAGGTGTTGTACCAGTTCGCTGGCGGCCTGCGGAGCGCCATGGGCTACTGCGGCGCCCCCGACCTGGCGACCCTGCGTGACACCGCCCAGTTCGTCCGCATCACGGGCGCGAGCCTGATCGAGAGTCACCCGCACGGGGTCACGATCACGAAGGAGGCGCCGAACTACGGGGGGAAGTAG
- a CDS encoding site-specific integrase, translating to MGRIPRMLVVEFVPRRDAQAERERVKLGLPKPMKGRGPAFDSRKAWTPEELRAFHAVAQHDRWGIMLLFLVYTGMRRSEACGLHWDEVDLHEGTVDIVEGLVKVSGGKTTFETPKSEASARALPLSQEALECLRERRRQQALDRARRGDAWVDSGLVFTYSKGTKVHPDNLKREMARLCEKAGVRRIAIHTLRDTFATLLAQQKDVSLEVISGYLGHVDPAVTLHRYRQVQQEEMRKIALRKLRQGTASLTGTPEDEGRATD from the coding sequence ATGGGCCGTATCCCCCGGATGCTGGTGGTGGAGTTCGTACCCCGGCGCGACGCACAGGCCGAGCGGGAGAGGGTGAAGCTGGGGCTGCCCAAACCGATGAAGGGGCGGGGGCCTGCCTTCGATTCGAGGAAGGCGTGGACACCGGAGGAGTTGCGCGCCTTTCACGCGGTGGCGCAGCACGACCGCTGGGGCATCATGCTGCTGTTCCTGGTCTACACCGGGATGCGGCGCAGTGAGGCGTGCGGTCTGCACTGGGACGAGGTGGACCTGCACGAGGGCACCGTCGACATCGTCGAGGGGCTGGTGAAGGTGTCAGGGGGCAAGACGACCTTTGAAACCCCTAAATCTGAGGCCAGCGCCCGCGCGTTGCCCTTGTCGCAGGAGGCGTTGGAGTGCCTGCGGGAGCGTCGCCGCCAGCAGGCTCTGGACCGGGCGCGGCGCGGGGACGCCTGGGTCGACAGCGGGCTGGTGTTCACCTACAGCAAGGGCACCAAGGTGCACCCCGACAACCTGAAGCGGGAGATGGCGCGGCTGTGCGAGAAGGCTGGGGTCCGGCGCATCGCGATTCACACCCTGCGCGACACGTTTGCCACGCTGCTTGCTCAGCAGAAAGATGTGTCGCTGGAGGTCATCAGCGGCTACCTGGGGCACGTGGACCCCGCGGTGACGCTCCACCGATACCGGCAGGTGCAGCAGGAGGAGATGCGCAAGATCGCGCTCCGCAAGCTGCGCCAGGGGACCGCGAGCCTGACCGGGACGCCGGAGGATGAGGGCCGGGCAACCGACTGA
- a CDS encoding recombinase family protein encodes MALGELRRYVREGDVVVVHAMDRLARDLDDLRALVDEFTGRGVQVEFVREGLLFSGDATPMARRLLSVMGAVVEFERTLIRERQREGIEVARARGAYRGRRRAVSPAQVEQVRARVAAGESKAALARELGVARETLYQALRG; translated from the coding sequence TTGGCGCTCGGTGAACTGCGCCGCTACGTGCGTGAGGGCGACGTGGTGGTCGTGCACGCCATGGACCGCCTGGCCCGCGACCTTGACGACCTGCGTGCCCTGGTCGACGAGTTCACCGGCCGCGGCGTGCAGGTCGAGTTCGTCCGGGAGGGGTTGCTCTTTTCTGGCGACGCTACGCCCATGGCGCGGCGGCTGCTGAGTGTCATGGGCGCGGTGGTGGAGTTCGAGCGGACGCTGATCCGCGAGCGGCAGCGCGAGGGCATCGAGGTGGCCCGGGCGCGCGGCGCGTACCGGGGCCGCAGGCGGGCGGTGTCGCCCGCCCAGGTGGAGCAGGTGCGCGCGCGGGTGGCGGCAGGGGAGAGCAAAGCGGCGCTCGCCCGCGAGCTCGGCGTCGCGCGGGAAACGCTCTACCAGGCGCTGCGCGGCTGA